Proteins found in one Pocillopora verrucosa isolate sample1 chromosome 12, ASM3666991v2, whole genome shotgun sequence genomic segment:
- the LOC131771390 gene encoding uncharacterized protein isoform X1, producing MAETLALLIGPSYPADLPTYCGPLQGVANDLKLMKDMLCENGFQPENIKVLEGLLASRASILASLEELSVRAQKGSVVVIYYSGHGHSFDAEQAGYFDEGLIPGDLTREMVDEYHILDTCITGEHFNPHLSKLINKGALVNVIFDCCFSGRMYRGNSEVKNTYTGIKQLALSDEYISEYQKVLKARGYPTEHEEEHFPVQETQLSSTVTQETQPANPASAPVALPYPVSEFWTPALKSEGWSPHENDNFIFMGACATNERAYEYTDPETHETHGVFTSALVAAIKEFPPGQRLSYNMLKSLVRQRMADKKQRQTPQFEGGNMNLILFSFDKAPPPPISFEVKEVHDKREFTYRITLNAGFLQGVVEGVYYIFDTRLTDENQMEDFRVATVNVSHENIHAIESTAEVEINSIFHECKVKVGYKARLAKLGSMFYPICIIATELEEKYIRELKQAILLDSLQMFSLREQETPECVKMDVVTIEKKKCWRAIYKGRMIAPDQRVEDGHLMIKNLSKYFRVKFGTRLRDPDHNMLRNVSLKLFKVENVPSYKKNLTKKKELKAQAVQTAEVYEGHPEDYVPNFGAHKVELAPNSGFRKRYEVVDSSGDAVVIQITNNEEFPIHVCLISYQSDGSIVALYPAAKKGLTSVLRPGESVTEIRRVFLQPETVRLMEEPNVELTRPDGCNDIIMLYATTAEADYLPLFQTSIELSPYLSTRGIDTPDGLGLYTVARFRDALDSEPRSRDVAREDVRWITIKREFRVIYHPEQIFDKIDPLEE from the exons ATGGCTGAAACTTTAGCCCTTTTGATTGGACCAAGTTATCCAGCAGATTTGCCAACCTACTGTGGCCCCTTGCAAGGTGTAGCAAATGATCTAAAGTTAATGAAAGACATGCTCTGTGAGAATGGATTCCAAccagaaaacattaag GTCCTTGAAGGCCTGCTGGCATCACGGGCAAGCATCCTAGCTTCCTTAGAAGAATTGTCTGTAAGGGCACAAAAAGGTTCAGTGGTGGTTATTTATTATTCTGGCCATGGCCATAGCTTTGATGCTGAACAAGCTGGCTATTTTGATGAAGGCTTGATTCCTGGGGACTTAACAAGAGAAATG gttgATGAATACCACATCCTTGATACTTGTATAACAGGTGAACATTTCAATCCTCACCTGTCCAAGTTGATTAACAAGGGGGCACTTGTCAATGTTATCTTTGATTGCTGTTTTTCTGGCCGTATGTACAGAGGTAATTCAGAGGTGAAAAACACCTACACAGGCATAAAACAG CTTGCATTATCTGATGAATACATCAGTGAGTATCAAAAGGTTCTAAAAGCCAGAGGGTATCCCACGGAGCATGAAGAAGAGCACTTTCCAGTTCAGGAAACACAACTGAGTTCAACAGTTACTCAg GAGACACAGCCAGCCAATCCAGCAAGTGCACCTGTGGCTCTACCCTACCCAGTCAGTGAGTTTTGGACTCCAGCTTTAAAGTCAGAAGGATGGTCACCacatgaaaatgacaatttcattttcatgggAGCCTGTGCAACAAATGAAAGAGCCTATGAGTATACGGATCCTGAAACTCATGAAACCCATGGAGTCTTTACTTCTGCACTGGTAGCAGCTATCAAAGAGTTTCCACCAGGACAAAGACTCTCCTACAATATGCTCAAAAG TCTTGTAAGACAAAGGATGGCTGACAAGAAGCAACGTCAGACTCCGCAATTTGAGGGGGGAAACATGAATTTGATTCTGTTCAGCTTTGACAAAG CACCTCCGCCTCCCATATCATTTGAAGTGAAGGAAGTTCATGACAAGAGAGAGTTTACATACAGAATCACACTCAATGCTGGATTTCTACAGGGTGTTGTTGAAGGAGTGTATTACATTTTTGATACTAGACTGACAGATGAAAATCAAATGGAGGATTTCCGCGTGGCAACCGTTAATGTCAGTCATGAAAACATCCATGCAATTGAGTCAACTGCTGAAGTGGAAATTAACTCTATCTTTCATGAATGCAAAGTCAAA GTGGGATACAAAGCTCGCCTGGCCAAGCTAGGAAGTATGTTCTATCCCATTTGCATCATTGCTACAGAGCTTGAAGAGAAATATATTCGCGAATTGAAACAGGCAATATTATTGGACAGCCTGCAGATGTTCAGCTTAAGAGAACAAGAAACACCCGAATGTGTCAAGATGGACGTGGTAACAATCGAAAA GAAAAAATGTTGGCGTGCCATTTACAAAGGAAGGATGATTGCACCGGATCAACGGGTTGAGGATGGTCACCTCATGATAAAAAATCTTTCCAAGTATTTTCGTGTCAAGTTTGGGACCCGGCTCAGGGATCCCGATCACAACATGCTGAGGAATGTTAGCCTCAAGCTGTTCAAAGTGGAGAACGTGCCTTCCTACAAGAAAAATCTGACTAAGAAGAAGGAGTTGAAAGCTCAGGCTGTTCAAACCGCAGAAGTTTATGAAG GGCACCCAGAGGATTATGTTCCAAATTTTGGAGCCCACAAAGTCGAGCTTGCACCCAACTCGGGTTTTCGTAAAAGGTACGAGGTTGTAGATTCTTCAGGTGACGCGGTTGTGATTCAGATCACCAATAACGAGGAATTTCCAATTCACGTTTGTTTGATTTCCTACCAGTCCGATGGCTCCATTGTTGCCTTGTATCCGGCAGCGAAAAAG GGTCTCACCTCTGTGCTCAGGCCTGGTGAGTCAGTAACAGAGATCAGGCGCGTTTTTCTCCAGCCTGAGACAGTCCGTCTCATGGAAGAGCCCAATGTTGAATTAACAAGACCTGACGGATGTAATGACATCATTATGTTGTATGCCACCACTGCCGAGGCTGATTATCTGCCTCTGTTCCAGACTTCTATAGAGCTCAGTCCTTATTTGAGCACTAGAGGGATTGACACACCCGAC GGATTAGGACTTTACACCGTCGCCAGATTTCGAGACGCTTTGGACTCCGAGCCTCGTAGCCGGGACGTTGCGCGCGAAGACGTGAGGTGGATTACTATAAAGCGAGAGTTCAGGGTGATATACCATCCAGAACAAATCTTTGATAAAATCGACCCTCTCGAGGAGTAA
- the LOC131771390 gene encoding uncharacterized protein isoform X2: MAETLALLIGPSYPADLPTYCGPLQGVANDLKLMKDMLCENGFQPENIKVLEGLLASRASILASLEELSVRAQKGSVVVIYYSGHGHSFDAEQAGYFDEGLIPGDLTREMVDEYHILDTCITGEHFNPHLSKLINKGALVNVIFDCCFSGRMYRGNSEVKNTYTGIKQETQPANPASAPVALPYPVSEFWTPALKSEGWSPHENDNFIFMGACATNERAYEYTDPETHETHGVFTSALVAAIKEFPPGQRLSYNMLKSLVRQRMADKKQRQTPQFEGGNMNLILFSFDKAPPPPISFEVKEVHDKREFTYRITLNAGFLQGVVEGVYYIFDTRLTDENQMEDFRVATVNVSHENIHAIESTAEVEINSIFHECKVKVGYKARLAKLGSMFYPICIIATELEEKYIRELKQAILLDSLQMFSLREQETPECVKMDVVTIEKKKCWRAIYKGRMIAPDQRVEDGHLMIKNLSKYFRVKFGTRLRDPDHNMLRNVSLKLFKVENVPSYKKNLTKKKELKAQAVQTAEVYEGHPEDYVPNFGAHKVELAPNSGFRKRYEVVDSSGDAVVIQITNNEEFPIHVCLISYQSDGSIVALYPAAKKGLTSVLRPGESVTEIRRVFLQPETVRLMEEPNVELTRPDGCNDIIMLYATTAEADYLPLFQTSIELSPYLSTRGIDTPDGLGLYTVARFRDALDSEPRSRDVAREDVRWITIKREFRVIYHPEQIFDKIDPLEE, translated from the exons ATGGCTGAAACTTTAGCCCTTTTGATTGGACCAAGTTATCCAGCAGATTTGCCAACCTACTGTGGCCCCTTGCAAGGTGTAGCAAATGATCTAAAGTTAATGAAAGACATGCTCTGTGAGAATGGATTCCAAccagaaaacattaag GTCCTTGAAGGCCTGCTGGCATCACGGGCAAGCATCCTAGCTTCCTTAGAAGAATTGTCTGTAAGGGCACAAAAAGGTTCAGTGGTGGTTATTTATTATTCTGGCCATGGCCATAGCTTTGATGCTGAACAAGCTGGCTATTTTGATGAAGGCTTGATTCCTGGGGACTTAACAAGAGAAATG gttgATGAATACCACATCCTTGATACTTGTATAACAGGTGAACATTTCAATCCTCACCTGTCCAAGTTGATTAACAAGGGGGCACTTGTCAATGTTATCTTTGATTGCTGTTTTTCTGGCCGTATGTACAGAGGTAATTCAGAGGTGAAAAACACCTACACAGGCATAAAACAG GAGACACAGCCAGCCAATCCAGCAAGTGCACCTGTGGCTCTACCCTACCCAGTCAGTGAGTTTTGGACTCCAGCTTTAAAGTCAGAAGGATGGTCACCacatgaaaatgacaatttcattttcatgggAGCCTGTGCAACAAATGAAAGAGCCTATGAGTATACGGATCCTGAAACTCATGAAACCCATGGAGTCTTTACTTCTGCACTGGTAGCAGCTATCAAAGAGTTTCCACCAGGACAAAGACTCTCCTACAATATGCTCAAAAG TCTTGTAAGACAAAGGATGGCTGACAAGAAGCAACGTCAGACTCCGCAATTTGAGGGGGGAAACATGAATTTGATTCTGTTCAGCTTTGACAAAG CACCTCCGCCTCCCATATCATTTGAAGTGAAGGAAGTTCATGACAAGAGAGAGTTTACATACAGAATCACACTCAATGCTGGATTTCTACAGGGTGTTGTTGAAGGAGTGTATTACATTTTTGATACTAGACTGACAGATGAAAATCAAATGGAGGATTTCCGCGTGGCAACCGTTAATGTCAGTCATGAAAACATCCATGCAATTGAGTCAACTGCTGAAGTGGAAATTAACTCTATCTTTCATGAATGCAAAGTCAAA GTGGGATACAAAGCTCGCCTGGCCAAGCTAGGAAGTATGTTCTATCCCATTTGCATCATTGCTACAGAGCTTGAAGAGAAATATATTCGCGAATTGAAACAGGCAATATTATTGGACAGCCTGCAGATGTTCAGCTTAAGAGAACAAGAAACACCCGAATGTGTCAAGATGGACGTGGTAACAATCGAAAA GAAAAAATGTTGGCGTGCCATTTACAAAGGAAGGATGATTGCACCGGATCAACGGGTTGAGGATGGTCACCTCATGATAAAAAATCTTTCCAAGTATTTTCGTGTCAAGTTTGGGACCCGGCTCAGGGATCCCGATCACAACATGCTGAGGAATGTTAGCCTCAAGCTGTTCAAAGTGGAGAACGTGCCTTCCTACAAGAAAAATCTGACTAAGAAGAAGGAGTTGAAAGCTCAGGCTGTTCAAACCGCAGAAGTTTATGAAG GGCACCCAGAGGATTATGTTCCAAATTTTGGAGCCCACAAAGTCGAGCTTGCACCCAACTCGGGTTTTCGTAAAAGGTACGAGGTTGTAGATTCTTCAGGTGACGCGGTTGTGATTCAGATCACCAATAACGAGGAATTTCCAATTCACGTTTGTTTGATTTCCTACCAGTCCGATGGCTCCATTGTTGCCTTGTATCCGGCAGCGAAAAAG GGTCTCACCTCTGTGCTCAGGCCTGGTGAGTCAGTAACAGAGATCAGGCGCGTTTTTCTCCAGCCTGAGACAGTCCGTCTCATGGAAGAGCCCAATGTTGAATTAACAAGACCTGACGGATGTAATGACATCATTATGTTGTATGCCACCACTGCCGAGGCTGATTATCTGCCTCTGTTCCAGACTTCTATAGAGCTCAGTCCTTATTTGAGCACTAGAGGGATTGACACACCCGAC GGATTAGGACTTTACACCGTCGCCAGATTTCGAGACGCTTTGGACTCCGAGCCTCGTAGCCGGGACGTTGCGCGCGAAGACGTGAGGTGGATTACTATAAAGCGAGAGTTCAGGGTGATATACCATCCAGAACAAATCTTTGATAAAATCGACCCTCTCGAGGAGTAA
- the LOC131771396 gene encoding uncharacterized protein, whose amino-acid sequence MAETLALLIGPSYPEDLPTYCGPLQGVANDLQLMKDMLCENGFQSENIKVLEGLLASRESILASLEELSAKAQKGSVVVVYYSGHGCSFDAEKAGYFDEGLISGDLTKEMVDDYHILDTCITGEHFKPHLSKLINKGALVNVIFDCCFSGRIYRGYPDTKHNNTGIKQLAFSDEYISEYRKALEARGKPTKKTQPGSAAARAKHQMRLPPFEEMQPAYPARARKAQHQGVSEFWTPVLKSEGWSPQQSDNFVFMGACATNERAYEFKDPETGEAHGVFTSALVAAIKESPPGQRLSYNMLKSLVRRKLADNNQQCQTPQFEGGNMDLILFSFDKAPPPPKSYKVKDIHVKEGFTSRITLDAGFLQGVVEGVYDIYDTRLTIENKMADFHVATVDVRHENIHATESTAEMEFGYMYECKIKAGHKACLTQLGSMYYPVCIIATDVEDQYIGDVKLAMESQQMFSIREQDTPECVKLDVLTIEGQRCWRAIYYGKMIVPDQRTRDGHLMIKNLCKYFRVKFGIRLREPDNNMLRNVSLKMFKVENVPPYKSDMDRKTLLKAQAVKTKEIYEGKPENYVPTFQAHRVEVAPHTFNRLKYQVDDSSGDGVVFQITNNGHLPVHICLVSYQSDGSILVLYPTANRGISGVLNPGDSVSEIRRVFIQPETVRLMGEPNVELTRPDGCNDIVVLYATNAEVDYQPLFQTPLELSPYLSTRGIDTPDGLRLDTVARFREALESEPVNRDILDGDVKWITLKREIRVLYHPQQTFEPIVYPKKEKEKD is encoded by the exons ATGGCTGAAACTTTAGCCCTTTTGATTGGACCAAGTTATCCAGAAGATTTGCCAACCTACTGTGGCCCCCTGCAAGGTGTAGCAAATGATCTGCAGTTGATGAAAGACATGCTCTGTGAGAATGGATTCCAAtcagaaaacattaag GTCCTGGAAGGCCTTTTGGCATCACGAGAGAGCATCCTAGCTTCCTTAGAAGAATTGTCTGCAAAGGCACAAAAAGGTTCAGTGGTGGTTGTTTATTATTCTGGCCATGGCTGTAGCTTTGATGCTGAAAAAGCTGGCTATTTTGATGAAGGCTTGATTTCTGGGGACTTAACAAAAGAAATG GTTGATGACTACCACATCCTTGATACTTGTATAACAGGTGAACATTTCAAGCCTCACCTGTCCAAGTTGATTAACAAGGGGGCACTTGTCAATGTTATCTTTGATTGCTGTTTTTCTGGCCGTATCTACAGAGGTTATCCAGacacaaaacacaacaacacaGGCATAAAACAG CTTGCATTTTCTGATGAATACATCAGTGAGTATCGCAAGGCTCTAGAAGCCAGAGGGAAACCCACCAAGAAAACACAACCGGGTTCAGCAGCTGCGCGCGCCAag CATCAGATGCGTCTTCCTCCATTTGAAGAGATGCAGCCAGCCTATCCAGCAAGAGCACGTAAAGCTCAACACCAGGGGGTCAGTGAGTTTTGGACTCCAGTTTTAAAGTCAGAAGGATGGTCACCACAGCAAAGTGACAACTTCGTTTTCATGGGAGCCTGTGCAACAAATGAAAGAGCCTATGAGTTTAAGGATCCTGAAACTGGTGAAGCCCATGGAGTCTTTACTTCTGCACTGGTAGCAGCTATCAAAGAGTCTCCACCAGGACAAAGACTCTCCTACAATATGCTTAAAAG CCTTGTAAGACGAAAGCTGGCAGATAACAATCAGCAATGTCAGACTCCACAATTTGAGGGGGGAAACATGGATTTGATACTGTTCAGTTTTGACAAAG CACCTCCACCTCCCAAATCATACAAAGTGAAGGACATTCACGTAAAGGAAGGGTTTACGTCCAGAATCACACTTGATGCTGGATTTCTACAGGGTGTTGTTGAAGGAGTCTATGACATTTATGATACTAGACtgacaattgaaaataaaatggcaGATTTCCATGTGGCAACCGTTGATGTCAGGCATGAAAACATCCATGCAACAGAGTCAACTGCTGAAATGGAATTTGGCTATATGTATGAatgtaaaatcaaa GCGGGACACAAAGCTTGCCTGACCCAACTGGGAAGTATGTACTATCCCGTTTGCATCATTGCTACAGATGTTGAAGACCAGTATATTGGCGACGTGAAACTGGCAATGGAAAGCCAGCAGATGTTCAGCATAAGAGAACAAGACACACCCGAATGTGTCAAGTTGGACGTATTAACAATCGAAGG ACAAAGATGTTGGCGTGCCATTTACTATGGTAAGATGATTGTACCGGATCAACGTACTAGGGATGGTCACCTCATGATAAAAAATCTTTGCAAGTATTTTCGTGTCAAGTTTGGAATTCGGCTCAGGGAACCCGATAACAACATGCTGAGGAATGTTAGCCTCAAGATGTTCAAAGTGGAGAACGTGCCTCCCTACAAGAGCGATATGGATAGGAAGACGCTGTTGAAAGCTCAGGCTGTTAAAACCAAGGAGATTTATGAAG GGAAACCAGAGAATTATGTTCCAACTTTTCAAGCCCACAGAGTCGAGGTTGCACCCCACACGTTTAATCGTTTAAAGTACCAGGTTGACGATTCTTCAGGGGACGGGGTTGTTTTTCAGATCACCAATAATGGGCACCTCCCAGTTCATATTTGTTTGGTTTCCTACCAGTCAGATGGCTCCATTTTGGTCTTATATCCAACAGCGAACAGG GGTATCAGCGGTGTGCTTAATCCTGGTGACTCAGTATCAGAGATCAGGCGCGTCTTTATCCAGCCTGAGACAGTCCGTCTCATGGGGGAGCCCAACGTTGAATTAACAAGACCTGACGGTTGTAATGACATCGTTGTGTTGTATGCTACAAATGCCGAGGTTGATTATCAGCCTCTGTTCCAGACTCCTTTAGAGCTCAGTCCTTATTTAAGCACTAGAGGGATTGACACACCCGAT GGATTACGACTTGACACCGTCGCCAGGTTTCGAGAAGCTTTGGAGTCCGAGCCAGTTAACCGGGACATTTTGGATGGCGACGTGAAGTGGATTACTTTGAAGCGGGAGATCAGGGTGCTATACCATCCACAACAAACCTTTGAGCCAATCGTCTATCccaagaaggaaaaggaaaaggattaA